In one window of Opitutus sp. GAS368 DNA:
- a CDS encoding exosortase/archaeosortase family protein produces the protein MTSAAPAQPPASARPPADAVAVIALLFGLMAAYSWLLWPEWRTNPDLSHAFFVPVIFLLLVWESRRHGTPRWVPPGRLSVLAVAAAGAAGFIFFALAGLFAATLAWTHAVVCQLLALALASFLLAGVLLLADTRMRLVPFNWISLTAVFLWVLASPLPDGTYARLTLALQHWVTGSVLQTLHLLGVPARQHGNLIELATTTVGVEEACSGIRSLLSCVFAGFFFAGWLVRRPAGRLVLIIVAPLLALGMNFLRSLTLTLMANAGKDISGFWHDATGFAILGVTAAILAGLAILLETKETTTVPLAPPVAPALPRWSLGFFWTAASATLALGVFYVSSARPANHEGVIPPDLGTLLPIQADDWEVRTPNDLYQFADVLQTSHLMERTYLRPAGSGQFTQFTVYVAYWAPGQTSVSRVASHTPDACWPGSGWAAQPVADAHEIPAVPGLIISPGEHRIFKNNAGFSQNVWFWHIYDGRVISYRDPYSIPALFRIALQYGFRRPGDQFFVRISSNRPWAELQDEPLVREILTNLTRIGL, from the coding sequence ATGACCTCGGCTGCCCCCGCCCAACCTCCTGCCTCCGCCCGCCCGCCGGCGGACGCCGTCGCCGTGATCGCCCTGCTGTTCGGCCTGATGGCCGCCTATAGCTGGCTGCTGTGGCCCGAATGGCGCACCAATCCCGATCTCTCGCACGCTTTTTTTGTCCCGGTCATCTTCCTGCTGCTGGTCTGGGAAAGCCGCCGCCACGGCACCCCGCGCTGGGTGCCTCCCGGCCGCCTGTCCGTCCTGGCGGTCGCGGCCGCCGGTGCCGCTGGTTTCATTTTTTTCGCCCTCGCCGGCCTCTTTGCCGCCACCCTCGCGTGGACGCATGCCGTGGTCTGTCAGCTGCTGGCCCTCGCCCTCGCCAGCTTCCTGCTGGCCGGCGTGCTTCTCCTGGCGGACACGCGGATGCGGCTGGTGCCGTTCAACTGGATCAGCCTCACCGCCGTCTTCCTCTGGGTGCTGGCCTCGCCGTTGCCGGATGGCACCTATGCCCGCCTCACCCTCGCTCTCCAGCACTGGGTAACCGGCAGCGTGCTCCAGACCCTGCACCTGCTCGGTGTGCCGGCCCGCCAGCATGGCAACCTCATCGAGCTGGCCACGACGACAGTGGGGGTCGAGGAAGCCTGCAGCGGTATCCGCAGCCTCCTTTCGTGCGTCTTCGCCGGATTCTTCTTTGCCGGGTGGCTGGTGCGCCGGCCGGCCGGCCGGCTCGTGCTGATCATCGTCGCGCCGCTGCTGGCCCTGGGCATGAATTTCCTGCGCTCGCTTACCCTCACGCTCATGGCCAACGCGGGCAAGGACATCAGCGGCTTCTGGCATGACGCCACGGGCTTTGCCATCCTCGGGGTCACTGCCGCCATTCTCGCCGGCCTGGCAATCCTGCTCGAGACGAAGGAAACCACCACCGTCCCTCTCGCGCCGCCCGTGGCCCCCGCCCTGCCGCGCTGGTCGCTGGGCTTCTTCTGGACCGCCGCGTCCGCCACGCTGGCGCTCGGGGTGTTTTATGTCAGCAGCGCGCGCCCGGCCAACCACGAGGGCGTGATCCCGCCCGACCTCGGCACCCTGCTGCCGATCCAGGCAGATGACTGGGAAGTGCGAACCCCGAATGACCTCTACCAGTTCGCGGACGTCCTGCAGACATCGCACCTGATGGAGCGGACTTACCTCCGGCCGGCCGGCTCGGGGCAGTTCACACAGTTCACCGTTTATGTCGCTTACTGGGCACCCGGCCAGACCTCCGTCAGCCGGGTCGCCTCGCACACGCCCGACGCCTGCTGGCCGGGATCAGGCTGGGCCGCCCAGCCGGTGGCCGACGCCCACGAGATACCCGCCGTGCCGGGCTTGATCATCTCTCCCGGCGAGCACCGGATTTTCAAAAACAACGCCGGGTTCTCGCAGAACGTCTGGTTCTGGCACATCTACGACGGTCGCGTCATCAGCTACCGCGATCCCTATTCGATTCCCGCCTTGTTCCGGATCGCGCTGCAATACGGCTTCCGCCGGCCCGGCGACCAGTTCTTCGTCCGCATCTCCAGCAACCGGCCGTGGGCCGAGCTGCAGGATGAACCGCTGGTGCGGGAGATCCTCACCAACCTGACCCGCATCGGCCTCTGA
- a CDS encoding thioredoxin family protein, translating into MKSLTQILLAGAASLAVLGLGQAATAEVGQAAPDFTLTDINGKARSLAEFKGRTVVLEWVNPDCPFVQKHYDHSGNMPKTQQAAIADGVVWLSINSTAAGKEGDYDPAQVKAWQARVHSAATAYFRDPDGRVGKLYDARTTPHLYVIDPAGTLVYAGGIDSIRSSKVEDIAKATNYVNAALADLKAGRPVRTKNSQPYGCSIKYSN; encoded by the coding sequence ATGAAATCACTGACCCAAATCCTCCTCGCCGGTGCCGCCTCGCTCGCGGTGCTGGGCCTCGGGCAAGCCGCCACCGCTGAAGTGGGCCAGGCCGCGCCTGACTTCACCCTGACCGACATCAACGGCAAAGCCCGCTCCCTGGCGGAATTCAAGGGCAGGACCGTGGTGCTCGAATGGGTCAACCCGGACTGTCCGTTCGTGCAGAAACACTACGACCACAGCGGCAACATGCCCAAGACCCAGCAGGCGGCGATCGCTGACGGCGTCGTATGGCTTTCCATCAATTCCACCGCGGCAGGCAAGGAGGGCGACTATGACCCCGCGCAGGTGAAGGCCTGGCAGGCGCGCGTGCATTCCGCCGCCACCGCCTATTTCCGCGACCCGGACGGCAGGGTGGGCAAACTCTACGACGCCCGCACCACGCCGCACCTGTATGTCATCGATCCGGCGGGCACGCTGGTCTATGCCGGCGGCATCGACAGCATCCGCTCCAGCAAGGTCGAGGACATTGCCAAGGCCACCAACTACGTGAACGCGGCCCTCGCCGACCTGAAGGCGGGCCGGCCGGTACGCACGAAGAATTCCCAGCCCTACGGCTGCTCGATCAAGTATTCCAACTGA
- the rrtA gene encoding rhombosortase: protein MKPEKGIKPPTGSSGLQVSGLGFQVSPPWTFLAAAAVALVIQLNPAWRPALLYDRAAVAAGEWWRVWTGHFVHFGWPHFVADTGLLVILGWLLEARHPVFSRVGLVALPAFITAALYWFDPAMLLYGGLSAVNLGLLLFLALQGWQRNWTDWFWPAVLVIYVGEVIFESAQGGRGGGMIRFDDPAVRVATSAHLASAAYALIAWLLGMSRPTKKPGPAGSAPH from the coding sequence ACCGGCTCGTCCGGCCTTCAGGTCTCAGGTCTCGGGTTTCAGGTTTCTCCTCCTTGGACTTTCCTTGCCGCCGCCGCGGTCGCCTTGGTCATCCAGCTCAACCCGGCTTGGCGCCCGGCCCTGCTCTATGACCGCGCGGCGGTGGCCGCTGGCGAATGGTGGCGGGTCTGGACGGGACATTTCGTGCATTTCGGCTGGCCCCACTTCGTGGCCGACACCGGCCTCCTAGTGATCCTTGGCTGGCTGCTCGAGGCCCGGCATCCCGTGTTCAGTCGCGTGGGCCTTGTCGCACTGCCCGCATTCATCACGGCAGCGCTTTACTGGTTCGATCCAGCCATGCTCCTCTATGGTGGGCTGAGCGCCGTCAACCTGGGCCTGCTCCTGTTTCTCGCGCTGCAGGGCTGGCAGCGGAACTGGACGGACTGGTTCTGGCCCGCCGTGCTCGTGATTTATGTCGGCGAGGTCATCTTCGAGAGCGCCCAGGGCGGACGCGGCGGTGGCATGATCCGGTTCGACGACCCGGCGGTCCGGGTTGCCACGAGCGCCCATCTGGCCAGCGCCGCCTACGCCCTTATCGCCTGGCTGCTTGGCATGTCGCGGCCGACAAAAAAGCCGGGACCTGCAGGCTCCGCGCCCCATTAA